The region GGGCTCGGAAGCTCAACTATGTGCAACCGGCCCAGGTGCTGCAAATGCCCTATCCCCTGAAGCTGAAGGCCCTCACGCGCTTCAGATACTTCCAGCAGCGCGAACAGTGGAAAATTACCGACTTCCTGTTTAAcccgatggtgctgatgatgatcctccCGTTGGGCATTATGCTGATTTTGCCCAAAATCATGAGTGATCCGGAGACcaagaaggaaatggaaaatctcaACCTCTCAAAGGTACAGTATCTGGTGCTGGTCAACCTTATCGAGGTGGTATAATCGAGTGTCTTCTTTCAGATGACGACCGAAATGCCCGAATTCAGTGAAATGATCACCTCCTATCTTACGGGCCGAAAGGATCCTCCCGGAGGTGCCAGTGCACCCGAGGAGAAAACCAAGTCTAAgcaaagtaaaaagaaaaattaatcaCACGCTTAGCGGGCCAACGTTGGCGTCATCTAGTGAAACGGGGTTCTATTGCGGGTTTTAGTCAATACCAGGGTAACGCCGGGGGTGAAATAAAACGGGGAAACCCTTGCTGAAACATGTACTCCACTCCACTTGGTCTTTTGAAGGTCTCATCATCTCGGTAGTAATTCTActctttctccattttccgccACTGACGCCGAa is a window of Anopheles aquasalis chromosome 2, idAnoAquaMG_Q_19, whole genome shotgun sequence DNA encoding:
- the LOC126569821 gene encoding ER membrane protein complex subunit 7 homolog, with protein sequence MKSFTLFSATLLLTIAAGAVSGDNGMKEFDETVRYAIEGKVYPPELYGDADLTWQLDTQISINGGEYKGFLREDGTFVISSVPSGSYVVEIINPDYYYEPVRVEINPKGKFRARKLNYVQPAQVLQMPYPLKLKALTRFRYFQQREQWKITDFLFNPMVLMMILPLGIMLILPKIMSDPETKKEMENLNLSKMTTEMPEFSEMITSYLTGRKDPPGGASAPEEKTKSKQSKKKN